The genomic stretch TTTTATTAAATGAAGCTGTTAGCTTTATAAAAGTGATTGGTACAGCAGTTATTATTATTGGGGTTCTATTGGTAGGTGGCCACGATGATTAGTATACCGATTTTACTCATTATGACTCTTCTAGGTTCAGTTGGAGCTGTCTTTTTCAAACAGATTTCTACAGCTTTGAGCGCTAAAAATAAGAAAATGGCTATTATCTATTTGATAGGTGGAGGCTCGTTCTACGGAATATCAGCACTTTTAAACGTATATGTTTTAACATTGTTACCCTACTCGGTTGTTTTTCCGTTAACATCTATTACTTATGTATGGACACTATTATTTGGCTACTTTTTGTTAAAAGAAAAAGTAACTGTCAAACAAATGATTGGATGTGCTCTTATCATTATTGGTTGTTTTATTATTGCTAATAGCTAAACAGCAAAAAGGCAGGAGTTTGAATTTATGAAAAGCTTAAAGATTGCAAGTATTTTATTACTTGTTTCAACCTTATTTTTAAAGTTTTCCAGTATGATTCGAGATTTAGTAATCGCTAACTTCTTCGGTACAAGCTATATCGTAGATGCATATAACGCAGCGATGATTATTCCAAATGCATTTATTTTATTTATGCTTACGGGAATGAAAGATGCTTTTATCCCCAGCTACTTGAGCTATGAGAAAGAAGGAAAAGGGAAATCTCATCTTACAAACATCGTAAAATCTACGTTTTTCATTTGCTTAGCCATTTCTATTATAGGATCAATAGCAGCATTCTTTTACTTTCCTGCTAGTTACCCTAACTTTTCTAAAGCAGCGATTGATATTGGTATCTATACCGCAATTCTATATTTTTTGTCTCTTTCTTTGGTAGGGGTAAACGCGGTATACGAAGGTGTATTTGATGCTAACAGTCAATATTCCTTCTCCGTATTCTCTCAAACAGTTGTTGTGTTGTTTACCATCCTAAGCACCATTTTACTTCAGGGTGTAATGGGTGGATACGCAATTGCATTAGGGTATCTCTTAGGGACTTTTGCTTCGTTTCTCATTAAAGTTGTGTACTTTAAGCCAAAAAACTTGCTGCTATGGAAGCAGAAGATAGATAGAGAAGAAGTTAAAATCTTCTATAAAGTCTTTATACCTGTTGGGGTTACCATTATGGTGGGACAGATCAATTTAACAGTCAATTTCTTTTTTGCAGGGGCATTTGGAGAAGGTGTTATTTCTTACTTGAACTATGCGTTTCGACTTGTTAGTATTCCTCAAGCCATCTTTGGTGTTACCGTTGCGACAATTATCTACCCACTGATTGTAAAAGCTCTTAACGATAAAAATGAAGAACGTTTCAAAACAGGTATCGAAAAAGGGTTAACATTTATGTTGATGTTACTTGTTCCAACACTTGTCATTATGAGCTTTTATATGAAAGATATTGTTCAAATTGCTTATGAACGCGGTGCATTTGACGCTAATTCTACTTTAAAAACCACTGATGCATCCTATTATTACTTTGGATCCGTATTCTTTTATTCACTACAAGCAATTTTAGCAAAAGGTTTTTATTCATTAGGAAAAGGTCATGTTATTATGCGCATCGGGCTACTATCAATCCTGCTGAATATCATTTTCAACCTAACATTTACGCAATTTTTAGGTTACCAAGGTCTTGCACTTTCAATGTCTGTTGTAGGTTTTTTCTATACTGCCATTGTATTCATTATGCTAAACCGTCTTATAAATGGTTTCCACTTCCGCTATTTACTAACGGAAACCACAAAAATTTTAGTAGCTAGCATCCCCGTTATGATCGCTATGTACATCCTAAAAGATATACAGTTTGTAAACGATTTACATGTTCTGGTTCGATTTACGGTTGTATGCTTAGTGGGAGGTTTAGTATACTTAATATCGACGTTTATATTTAAAGTAGATGGAATTATGATGGTTTTACGCAAACGAAAACGTTAAATTTACTAAAACAGGAGATTACTATATGAAGAACGCATACTGGTTATTTTTTCTGTTTGTTGGTTTTATTTCAATACAGCCAATTATTGATATGCTAACAACATATATGATTTTAAATGTAGAAAGTCCTCTTTCAATCGGTGTAATCATCCGGTTCTTATATATGGTATTTGTGGGGATCATTTTACTGGTATTTTTTAAAAAGTCCAAGTGGGCCAAATATTCAATTCTCTATTTAATTGTTTTTGCATTATTCCTGGGTGTTAACATTTACTTTAACAGTCAATGGAAAGATCCTTATTACTTAGCTCAGGAAATAAAGTTCTTTAATAAAGTTGTTTATATGAACGTAACGCTCTTAGGTGCTATTGTAGTCTTTACAATGTATCGCCAATCTGTAAATGTTTCAAAAGCTCTCAACAAAAACTTATTGATTGCTTCTCTTATTATCAGCATTGTGTTCATTGTAACCATGCTTACAGGAACAGCCCTAGAGAGTTATCAATATAATAAAACCGGATTCAAAGGCTGGTTTTATGCTGCTAACGAACTTGGAGCAATCGTTGCGCTACTGTTACCTTTAACACTTTTATTTGGATTAAAGAAAACGCAGTCCTTAAAGCAATTTTACTTTTGGATTCCATTTATCTTGCTTGCCATATCTTCAATTATGATTGGAACAAAAGTAGGGCTAGGAGCTGTCATTTTATCGTTAGGTGTTGCATTTGTTGTATTAGTAATGAAACTATTTGCAACAAAGCAACGCGCAGTGAAGTCTAATTTAATTATCTCGATTCTTTTATTAATAGTAGTTGGAGTAACAACTCCTATTTCTCCTGCTTTTACAAACACATATGCGCATATCGATTTACTAGAAAATAAAAAGAAAGAACAGCAGCCACAACAGCCTGAAGATGAAAGTACTACTGACAAGAAAAAGAAAAAGCGACAAAAGTTAGACAATAGCGATATTGAAAACTTAATCTTAAGTAGTCGTGAAGACTTTTTAGCTCACCATAAGGAACAGTATAAAGAGGCTCCTATCGCTCGTAAGCTTTTAGGAATGGGATATGCAGGGAATTACACAGAAGAACAACCACCAAAGATGATTGAAATGGACTTTTATGACCTTTTCTTCTCACTTGGTATTATCGGGTTTATCCTGTGGATTTTACCTCTTCTAATTATTGCTCTATACGTAGTAAAACGATTCATTAGCGAACCTTCACAGCTTTGGAATGAGTCATTTATGATGTATAGCACATCTGTTGTACTGGCGCTAGGTATTGCGTTTGTTGCTGGTCACGTCTTTACGGCACCCGCTGTAACTATTTATTTTGCTGTAACAGCGGCATACCTTGCTTGTATACACTTTTATAAATCAAATACATTAGATTAAATTAAAGCCGTTAGAGGTCTCCATCCTTTAACGGCTTTTTATAACCTTTACAGGTAAAACCGTCTTTTGTTATTTACCTTTGATCTATCCTTCCAAAACATTTTCCCTTCAAAAGTATTAAATTTATGTTAAGATTGTAAAGCTATTATTTTTTTGGGGGAATGCTTTATGTATCAACGCATCATTCAGTTTTTACCTACCTTTATCTTTTACCTATTCCTAACCATATTTTTGTATGGGATAACAATAACTTTATCTACAGGCGACTTTAATCTCGCTTTTGATTGGGCGCAAATCCACACAGCATCTTTTATCGTACTTGTTAGTTTTATTTCTTTAATATTAAGCTATCTAACTTTTTGGGGGCTAGCCAAAAAAGAGCTAGTTACAAAGTTTGCCGAATCCAAACTTTATCACCTTGCTTCTGCATTTTCACTTGCAATCTTTATTGGTTTAGTAGGTGCCCTTCTGTTTCTTATCTATCATATTGATTTACATCAACCTGGTAAATCAATTGAGTGGATTCAAGAATATACAGACCGCTACTTATTAAGCTCCTTTATTCTTTCTCTATTAACTTTTGGAGTTATTGTTTTAGCAGGGGAAGTCTATATCGGTAGTGGAATTTCAATTTTATTGTTTTTTATTCTTGCCTTGACGAATTACTATAAAAAGATTTTTAGAAACGAACCCGTCTTCCCTAATGATTTTATTCAAATTACGCAACTAAAAGATGTTATACCAATGATTCGAGATTCCATCTCGCTCTCAACTACCATACTCGTGGTAATTGGCTTAATAGCCTTGCTTGTTCTATGGTTCCGTTCACCTAAGCTCAAAATTGATTGGAGAATTCGTATTATACTTATTGTTCCAATTGTTTTTATCTCCAAATCATTTCTGTTTTTTGAAGATACCTTTGCGGCAAAGTACTATGAAAAATATTCAGCCATCATGCCGTGGAATCAGCAAAATAATTATTACTACAACGGCCCTGTTATTGGCATGATTTCGAACATCAAGACAAATATTCTAGAAGAGCCTGAGGATTACTCTGAAAAACGCGTCACAACCGTTATCGAGAATATGAAAAAAGAAGTAAAGCCATTCAATGGTGATTCTAAAGCAGACAAAAAGCCAAACATTGTCTTTATCATGAATGAATCTTTTTGGGATCCTACCAAGCTAAACCTTTCTTTTTCACACGATCCATTAGAGCATACAAAAGAGCTAATGAAGAAGTATCCTTCTGGGTCCATGCTCAGCCCTGCATTTGGTGGGGAAACAGCTAATGTAGAATTTGAAGCACTGACAAGCTATTCAATGGATACATTTAACCCTGGAGGTTTACCATTTCAACACATTTTGAGCAAAAAAGAATATCCTTCGTTTGCTTCTTATCTAAATCAATTAGGCTACTACACGGAAGCAATGCATCCAAATAATGGTATTATGTACATGCGCCAAAACGTCTATCCAAATCTAGGATTTGAAAAAAGTTTATTTATTGATGAAATGGACTTTACAGAAAAGGATAACGAGGGATTTGTTTCAGACGACTCAGTTGTTAATCAAGTTTTAGATACGTTAAAGAAATCAGATAAACCAGCGTTTATTCACGCCGTGACGATTGGAAATCACCTTCCGTATCCGACTACAAAGTATAGTGGCGAAAAAACGATATCTGTTGAAGGAGACAACTTATCTCCTGAAATAAAAAGCGAAATTGAAATTTATGCTGAAGGTATTAAGCAGTCCGATGAAGCTCTGAAAAAATTAGAAACTGAAATACAAAAACTTGATGAACCCACTCTAGTTGTATTTTGGGGAGATCATTTACCTGCTCTAGGTAAAAATCTTCAAGGCTATATAGAAGGCGGCTTTGGCAACACAGACGAATTTCAAAAATCAAAAGAATTTTATGAAACACCACTCTTATTCATGGCGAACTTTGATTTAAACATGGAGCAAGAATTAGGAGTGATTAGTCCGATGTATTTTGCACCGATGATTGTAGATGAATTAAACTATCAGCCAACGCTATTTTATAGCTATTTATCAAAAATGAAAGAACATATTCCAGCTTTTCGTAAGCAAATTTATGTAAATGATGAAGGAGAAGTTGTTCACGAGACTTCTTCTTTAAAACGAGACGCTATTCAATTCATGAAGCAATACCAGCTTCTAGAGTTTGATACGTTATCTGGAAAGCAATATGGAAAAGAGTTGCTGTATAAATAAAAAAAGGTCTCTGATCTCCATTGATTTGTTTCAATGAGATTGGGGGACCTTTTTTCTTTATGGACGATATTTTGCTTTCACATTTAATTTCGATTGTCGAATAATTTGGTTAACTACTTCCGAGAATACAATTCCAATGGCAATTGATCCTGAAATCATAAATGCTTTTGCAGCTAAGCTGATTGCTGTATTATAATCATTTTCCACGAAATTTCGCATGGCGTCATATGCAATGCCACCAGGTACAAGTGGGATGATACCCGCAACTGTAAAAATAATAATAGGCATGCGATATACCTTTGCATAGATTTGACTAATAATTGCAATAAAAAATGCGGATGCTACTGTACTTGGCACTTCATCAATATTATACATCGTCATTAAAAAGTAAATTAACCAGCCAATCATTCCAACAAAACCACATTTTAATAATGATTCACGTGGAACATTAAAAATAATACCGAATGCGGCAGAAGCGATGAAGCTTGTAATAATTTGCTCGATAATTGTCACATGCAGCCCTCCTTCTTATAACAATGTAAATACAACTGCAATTCCAGCACCAATTGCAAAAGCCGTTAAAAAAGCCTCAGCTCCCTTAGATAAGCCTGACAACAAATGTCCTGCCATTAAGTCCCGTACAGCATTTGTAATTAACAGCCCTGGGACCAGAGGCATAACCGAACCAATAATAATTTTATCAAGTTCACTTCCAACACCAATCGTAACAAATAGCAGTGAGAGCGTACCGATGGTTAGTGAAGCCGTAAACTCAGCAAAGAATTTAATTGGAATAATCCTATGGAAATAAACAAGTGTTAAAAACCCAAGCCCTCCTGCTAACATAGCTGGAATAAAATCTAACCACTGACCTTGAAACATGATTAAAAAACAGCCGCTTGAAATAGAAGCTGCCGCAAGCTGGACCCATAGAGGAAACGCAACGTTTGATTCTGCGATATTTTCTAAAGCATCATATGCTTCTTCTAATTGCAATTGACCTTGGCTGATTTGACGTGAAACGCTGTTAACTAATGTTACTTTCTTTAGATCTGTTGTACGTTCTGAAATACGTATAAGCTTTGTTTTGGTTGGCTCACTCGTCTCCAAAGAAAACATAATTCCCGTTGGAGTGACATAACTATGTGACGTTTTAATGCCAAATGAAGCAGCAATCCTCATCATTGTGTCTTCCACTCGATACGTTTCTGCTCCACTTTCCAACATGATTTTCCCTGCTAGTAAGCATACATCCATAATGTCATATCTATCTAATTTCTTTTCTTTCATCTTCTCACTCCAAACGTCTAAAGTCTGGTTTGTTTCTTACAGCATACAGTGTATAAGAAATAAAGGATGATACGCAATGCTTAATTAAAAAAAGTGTGGATTTCCCACACTTTTTTCTTAACGGACTTTTTGCTTTTGAGATAAAAACAACGTTCCTAGCTCTTTACCATTAATTAAATCGCGTAGGATAGCAGGGTCTTTTCCATTTGCTAAAATCACATTGATTCCTTCTAACGTAGCACGTTTCGCAGCCGTTAACTTTGTTACCATGCCGCCTGTTCCCACGGAGGACCCACTCCCTCCCGCAAACTCTTCTAGCTCTGGCGTAACTTTTTCAATAACTTTAATCAGCATCGAATTTTCATTTTTAGTTGGATCCGAGTCAAAGAAACCATCAATATCTGATAAGATAACTAGCAAATCAGCTTGAATAAGTACTGAAACAATAGCTGATAAATTATCGTTATCTCCAAAGCGTACAATATTCTCAATTTCATCAATTGCTACGGTATCATTCTCATTAACAATTGGAATGACACGATCTTCAATTAACTTTTCAAATGTATTGACCACGTTGCTTCGAACGTGTTCATCTTCAATAACATCTTTGGTTAGCAACACTTGCCCAACAATATGACTATATTCTCCGAAAAACTTACTATAAATATGCATTAATTCAGACTGTCCTACAGCTGCTGCTGCTTGCTTGTCACGAATTGACGTTGGTCGATTCGCTAACTTTAATTTCTTCACTCCCACCTGCACTGCACCCGATGTAACCAAAATCACTTCTTTTCCAGAATTCATTAAATCAGACAAAACACGTGTTAGTTTTTCGATGCGCGCTAAATGAATCTCTCCGTTATCATACGTCAAAGTTGATGTCCCTACTTTGACTACGATACGTTTACAGCTATGTAATTGATCTCGATACCCCATGCTGTTCATTCCTCCAAAAGCTTATAATTTTTAAAAATTATAGCAGACTTCATGAGAAAAGTCTTATGGTTTTTCATTACATGATACTTTCTATTTTTGAAATTATTACCTTTATACATGGTTTAGATAACACATATAGTAGGAATATAACTAGAAAACGGGTGTGAAGGGATGAGATGAATGGAACGTAATCACACAATGATTCAATTTTTTGAATGGCACTTGCCAGCTGATCAAAAACATTGGAATCGTTTAAGGGATATAGCACCTGAGTTAAAAGAAGCTGGCATTGATGCTGTTTGGATTCCTCCGGTTACAAAAGCATCTTCACCTGATGACAATGGTTATAGTGTCTATGACGTCTATGACTTAGGTGAATTTGAGCAAAAAGGAAGCACCGCTACAAAGTATGGAACAAAAGAGCAATTACATGAAGCAATTCAAGCGTGTCATGACCATGGAATCAGCGTGTATGTTGACATTGTCATGAACCACAAAGCAGGAGCTGATGAAACAGAGACCTTTCAAGTCATTGAAGTAGATGCTGATAATCGAAACAACGAGATATCTGAACCTTTTGATATTGAAGGATGGACTAAATTTACGTTTAATGGTCGAAACAGTCAATATTCCGATTTCCAATGGAATTTTGCACATTTTAATGGGACAGACTATGACGCTAAAGAAGACCGTACAGGCGTCTTTAAAATTCTTGGTGAAAATAAAAAATGGAATGAAGAGGTGGACCACGAGTTTGGAAATTATGATTACCTTATGTATGCCAACATTGATTACGACCATCCAGATGTTAAAAGGGAAATGATTTCCTGGGGAAAGTGGCTTGCAAAAACATTAAATTGTGACGGCTATCGACTAGATGCTATTAAGCATATCAACTATAACTTTATCAAAGAGTTTACAGCAGAAATTACGTCTCAGCAAGGAAACAACTTTTATTTTATAGGGGAATTTTGGCACCCTGACTTAGGAACAGCAGCAGACTTTTTAGATCATGTTGAACACGGTATTGATATTTTCGACGTTCCCCTTCACTACAAATTATATGAAGCTTCACAAAAAGGAAGAGATTTTGATTTACAAACAGTATTTGATGATACACTAGTCCAAACGCACCCATTAGATGTCGTTACCTTTGTGGATAATCATGATTCGCAGCCTAATGAGTCCCTTGAGTCATGGGTAGAAGACTGGTTTAAAGAATTAGCCTACGCCTTAATTCTTTTTAGAAAAGATGGGTATCCATGCGTATTTTATGGAGATTTCTTTGGCATTTCTGGGGACAACCCTATGGACGCAAAAAAAGAAATGCTTACAAAGCTTTTATCGGTGCGCTATCACAAAGCGTATGGAGACCAAGATGACTATTTTGATCACCCTAATACAATTGGTTGGGTTCGTCATGGAGAACCCTCTATTGAAGGATCTGGTTGTGCTATCGTTCTTTCAAACGGAGATGAAGGATATAAGAAAATGTTTGTAGGAAAAGAGCACGCCGGTAGTACTTGGGTTGATATGCTTGAAAAACGAGATGATCAGGTCATCATTAATGAGGATGGCTATGGTTCTTTCACGGTTAATGGTCAAAGTGTATCCGTCTGGATTAAACAATAGAAAACGCTCATCTACAGCGTGTAGATGAGCATTTTTCATTTTTTCGCTTCATGCACTTTTAGTTTCTTGCCTTTGATACTTTTATTTTTTAATTCCTTCAATACAGCTGAACCTTTACCGTTTAAAATCTCAACATACGAATGGTTATCTTGGATGGTAATAATACCAATATCTTGAGCAGACATACCAGGCAATTTAGCGATGGTTCCCACAAAATCAACCGCACGAATTTTCTTTTTCTTACCGCCATTAAAATATAACTTCATAATATCTTGGTTAACTTTTTCACGCTTTTCTTCTCTTAGAACTACAGGTGCTTCCATTTTCTCTTGAAAAGCCGTTCTGTTGGCTTTTACTTGTTCAGCAGATGGCGGATTCGTTAACTCAATATCGGCTTGACTGTATTCACGAATTTCTTCTAAGAATTTTTGTTCATAGGACGTCATAAACGTAATCGCTTTTCCTGACTTACCAGCACGGCCTGTTCTACCCGTACGATGCACGTACTTTTCTTTTTCAAGTGGGAAATCAAAGTTAATGACAAGCGTAATCTCTTCGACGTCAATTCCTCTAGCAGCAACGTCAGTGGCTACTAGGTAGCGAAATTCGCCTCGCTTAAAATCATCCATTACGTCAAAGCGATCTTCTTGAACCATCGCTCCGTGCAGTAAATCAGCAGAATAATCATGTTCGTCTAAGTACTGAAAAACCTCTTTTACTCGTTCTTGTGTTCGGCAAAAAATGATGCAGCTATCCGGGTTTTCAGCAACGGTGACGTCTGCTAACAAGGAAAGCTTATTATGTTCCTCCACTTCCATTACATGATGTGTAATAAGCTGAGGGGCTTTTCCTACTGTTTCGATTTGGATACGTTCAGGATTAATCATATATTTTTTAGCTAAACCTTCAATATCAGCTGGAAAGGTTGCAGAGAAAAGCATCGTAGTACGACTTTGTGGAAGTTTATCTAGAATGGCTGATACTTGATCAATAAACCCCATATTTAACATCTCATCCGCTTCGTCTAATACAACATATTTTAAACACTCAATAGATAACGTACCTTTTTCAATATGGTCTAAGACGCGACCAGGTGTCCCTACTACGATATGTGTTTTTTGTTTTAGCATAGTCTTTTGCTTCATAAAAGACTGTCGACCGTAGATGGCCACGCTATTAATACGCTTATAGCGACCAATGTTCTTCATTTCATCACTAACTTGTGCCGCTAGCTCACGAGTCGGTGTCAGTACTAGTACTTGCGGTTTATTTTCAAGCCAATCTACTTTTTCACACAGTGGAATGGCAAAGGACGCGGTTTTTCCGCTACCTGTTTGTGAGGTCACAATTACGTCTTGACCTTTTAATACCTTGGGGATAACACGTGCTTGAACCGGTGTTGGTTGGTTATATTCTAAGGCATCTAGCGCCTTTATAATTGAATCACTGATTGCATAATCAGTAAATATTGAACTGGACATATAGTTCCTCACTTTTTTATTATTTAGCGTTTCTTGTTACATATAGAATTCACTTTATAAGCTTTTTTTAGTATAAACGATTTGAGAGAGAGAACAAACATAAAAAAACTTCGGCTACTTATGGCCGAAGCTTTTTCATATGCTTATTCACTGTTTTGGCGTGTTCCTAACTCTTCAACCTTCACATTTTCAAACGTCGCTGTACCACCGGAAGAAAACAGTGAAATAGCTTGGTCGTCAGCTAATGGAAATGCTAGATTGGAATGTGCCACTTTCCCGTCATCTATAAACACTTCTATACTTGTTTTATCAACAAGAACCGTCAGACGCGCATTTTTGTTATCACCATCAAAAGGCGCTTGGCTTTCTTGAAACTTTTTCTCTTCATCTGGATTGTTGACAAACGCTCGGTTTACGTAGGAATAGTTCTCAGAAATAGCTAATCCTACATCAATATGTCTAGATTTATCCTTTGATTCTCGTAAACGCAACCCAACATTCTTACTGTCTTTCCAAGAGATATCCGCTTCTATTCGGTACGTTTCTCGCTTCGCATCCAGCGTGTTGGATTCATTTGTTAATGTTATATCATTATATGTCTTCTCCGATTGTACAAGTTTGTTTAAGTCAGCCACGGGCTGAGATGCTAATGCGTAACCGTACTGCTCATCTTCTTGTAACCTGATCTCTCGAACAATTGAATCCGTTCCATTAAATCCGTCGAATTCCATAGTAGGGGTATTATCTGCATACGACCATTTGTTCATCCATGCAAGTCCATAACGTTTGTTTAGCTTGTCTTCAGCGGGGCCATCTTCAAACGTAACGCCACCATACCAATCAAAACCGTAATCTAGCCACTGAGGCTCTTCATGCTCTTTTTCAAAATTCTTTCCATTAAAGTCACCAATCCAATAAGCATAGTTGTTTGGTTTATCGACTGCTTCACCATTTGCACTCACACCAAGTACCCACTTAACGGTGCCATCAGGAGCCCTCATTTGAAATAAATCTGGGCACTCTAATACGCCAAGATCCTCCGTTTGAAAGTCACCAGTAAACTGCCATTCTTTCAGATTCGTTGATTCATAAAACCCAACCTTAGAACCTTCTGCAAGTAGCATTAACCATTTATCACGTTCATCGTCCCATATAATTTTGGGATCGCGAAAATCTTCTACTCCAGGATTGGATAACACAGGTTCATCGCCAGCACTTTGAAACGTTTTTCCTTCATCTGTGCTATACCATAAATACTGCTCTTGTTTGCCTCCATCTTTTGAAGGTTGCGTTACAACTGCAATAAACGCGTTTTCTCCAAAACCAGCTGTATTAGTACGATCAACAACAACAGAACCTGACCATGGATCTCCGTTTATATTCGTGTACTTCGGAATGGCTACTCCTTCATCTTTCCAATGAACAAGGTCTTCTGAAGTTGCATGTCGCCATTCGGTTCCATTGCCATTAGGATAATCCTTATTGTAAAGGTAATAGTAGTGATACTTCCCGTTGTAGAAAATCGGTTTTTGGGGATCGTTTTTCCATTTATCGGGTGCTGTAAAATGATAAGACGAGCGATAGGATGTTGATTCCAAAGGCTTTTGTTCGCTCTTGTCTTCTTTATTCATTTGATTCATCCATACATAAATGCTGGCGCCTATTATGATTACTAAAATGATAACTAGCATAGTCCACCTTCTCTGTGTTGAATTCAGCCTGCTCATACTATCACCACGCTTTATTAAAAGTATTGTGTTACTCACTGTTTTTACCCAATACATAAAAAGAAAATGCCATGCT from Bacillus sp. 1780r2a1 encodes the following:
- a CDS encoding EamA family transporter, which translates into the protein MISIPILLIMTLLGSVGAVFFKQISTALSAKNKKMAIIYLIGGGSFYGISALLNVYVLTLLPYSVVFPLTSITYVWTLLFGYFLLKEKVTVKQMIGCALIIIGCFIIANS
- the murJ gene encoding murein biosynthesis integral membrane protein MurJ translates to MKSLKIASILLLVSTLFLKFSSMIRDLVIANFFGTSYIVDAYNAAMIIPNAFILFMLTGMKDAFIPSYLSYEKEGKGKSHLTNIVKSTFFICLAISIIGSIAAFFYFPASYPNFSKAAIDIGIYTAILYFLSLSLVGVNAVYEGVFDANSQYSFSVFSQTVVVLFTILSTILLQGVMGGYAIALGYLLGTFASFLIKVVYFKPKNLLLWKQKIDREEVKIFYKVFIPVGVTIMVGQINLTVNFFFAGAFGEGVISYLNYAFRLVSIPQAIFGVTVATIIYPLIVKALNDKNEERFKTGIEKGLTFMLMLLVPTLVIMSFYMKDIVQIAYERGAFDANSTLKTTDASYYYFGSVFFYSLQAILAKGFYSLGKGHVIMRIGLLSILLNIIFNLTFTQFLGYQGLALSMSVVGFFYTAIVFIMLNRLINGFHFRYLLTETTKILVASIPVMIAMYILKDIQFVNDLHVLVRFTVVCLVGGLVYLISTFIFKVDGIMMVLRKRKR
- a CDS encoding O-antigen ligase family protein — encoded protein: MKNAYWLFFLFVGFISIQPIIDMLTTYMILNVESPLSIGVIIRFLYMVFVGIILLVFFKKSKWAKYSILYLIVFALFLGVNIYFNSQWKDPYYLAQEIKFFNKVVYMNVTLLGAIVVFTMYRQSVNVSKALNKNLLIASLIISIVFIVTMLTGTALESYQYNKTGFKGWFYAANELGAIVALLLPLTLLFGLKKTQSLKQFYFWIPFILLAISSIMIGTKVGLGAVILSLGVAFVVLVMKLFATKQRAVKSNLIISILLLIVVGVTTPISPAFTNTYAHIDLLENKKKEQQPQQPEDESTTDKKKKKRQKLDNSDIENLILSSREDFLAHHKEQYKEAPIARKLLGMGYAGNYTEEQPPKMIEMDFYDLFFSLGIIGFILWILPLLIIALYVVKRFISEPSQLWNESFMMYSTSVVLALGIAFVAGHVFTAPAVTIYFAVTAAYLACIHFYKSNTLD
- a CDS encoding sulfatase-like hydrolase/transferase; this encodes MYQRIIQFLPTFIFYLFLTIFLYGITITLSTGDFNLAFDWAQIHTASFIVLVSFISLILSYLTFWGLAKKELVTKFAESKLYHLASAFSLAIFIGLVGALLFLIYHIDLHQPGKSIEWIQEYTDRYLLSSFILSLLTFGVIVLAGEVYIGSGISILLFFILALTNYYKKIFRNEPVFPNDFIQITQLKDVIPMIRDSISLSTTILVVIGLIALLVLWFRSPKLKIDWRIRIILIVPIVFISKSFLFFEDTFAAKYYEKYSAIMPWNQQNNYYYNGPVIGMISNIKTNILEEPEDYSEKRVTTVIENMKKEVKPFNGDSKADKKPNIVFIMNESFWDPTKLNLSFSHDPLEHTKELMKKYPSGSMLSPAFGGETANVEFEALTSYSMDTFNPGGLPFQHILSKKEYPSFASYLNQLGYYTEAMHPNNGIMYMRQNVYPNLGFEKSLFIDEMDFTEKDNEGFVSDDSVVNQVLDTLKKSDKPAFIHAVTIGNHLPYPTTKYSGEKTISVEGDNLSPEIKSEIEIYAEGIKQSDEALKKLETEIQKLDEPTLVVFWGDHLPALGKNLQGYIEGGFGNTDEFQKSKEFYETPLLFMANFDLNMEQELGVISPMYFAPMIVDELNYQPTLFYSYLSKMKEHIPAFRKQIYVNDEGEVVHETSSLKRDAIQFMKQYQLLEFDTLSGKQYGKELLYK
- a CDS encoding threonine/serine exporter family protein, which codes for MTIIEQIITSFIASAAFGIIFNVPRESLLKCGFVGMIGWLIYFLMTMYNIDEVPSTVASAFFIAIISQIYAKVYRMPIIIFTVAGIIPLVPGGIAYDAMRNFVENDYNTAISLAAKAFMISGSIAIGIVFSEVVNQIIRQSKLNVKAKYRP
- a CDS encoding threonine/serine exporter family protein, whose product is MKEKKLDRYDIMDVCLLAGKIMLESGAETYRVEDTMMRIAASFGIKTSHSYVTPTGIMFSLETSEPTKTKLIRISERTTDLKKVTLVNSVSRQISQGQLQLEEAYDALENIAESNVAFPLWVQLAAASISSGCFLIMFQGQWLDFIPAMLAGGLGFLTLVYFHRIIPIKFFAEFTASLTIGTLSLLFVTIGVGSELDKIIIGSVMPLVPGLLITNAVRDLMAGHLLSGLSKGAEAFLTAFAIGAGIAVVFTLL
- the proB gene encoding glutamate 5-kinase, which produces MGYRDQLHSCKRIVVKVGTSTLTYDNGEIHLARIEKLTRVLSDLMNSGKEVILVTSGAVQVGVKKLKLANRPTSIRDKQAAAAVGQSELMHIYSKFFGEYSHIVGQVLLTKDVIEDEHVRSNVVNTFEKLIEDRVIPIVNENDTVAIDEIENIVRFGDNDNLSAIVSVLIQADLLVILSDIDGFFDSDPTKNENSMLIKVIEKVTPELEEFAGGSGSSVGTGGMVTKLTAAKRATLEGINVILANGKDPAILRDLINGKELGTLFLSQKQKVR